From Camelina sativa cultivar DH55 chromosome 7, Cs, whole genome shotgun sequence, one genomic window encodes:
- the LOC104702774 gene encoding chaperone protein dnaJ A6, chloroplastic, protein MASIQFGSTCVAQWSIRPQFAVRAYYPTRVQSTRQQYSMNQINCLGASKSSMFSHGSLPFLSMTGMSSNMHPRRGSRFTVRADADYYSVLGVSKNATKSEIKSAYRKLARNYHPDVNKDPGAEEKFKEISNAYEVLSDDEKKSLYDRYGEAGVKGPGGMGGMGDFSNPFDLFESLFEGFGGGGGGGMGRGSRSRAVDGQDEYYSLILNFKEAVFGMEKEIEISRLESCGTCDGSGAKPGTTPTKCTTCGGQGQVVSSARTPLGVFQQVMTCSSCNGTGEISTPCGTCSGDGRVRKTKRISLKVPAGVDSGSRLRVRGEGNAGKRGGSPGDLFVVIEVIPDPVLKRDDTNILYTCKISYIDAILGTTLKVPTVDGTVDLKVPAGTQPSTTLVMAKKGVPVLNKSNMRGDQLVRVQVEIPKRLSKEEKKLIEELADVSKNKTANSTSR, encoded by the exons ATGGCTTCTATACAATTTGGAAGTACTTGTGTTGCTCAATGGAGTATTCGTCCTCAATTTGCAGTCAGAGCTTATTATCCCACCAGAGTCCAATCCACTCGCCAACAATa TTCCATGAACCAAATAAATTGTTTGGGAGCTTCAAAGTCGAGTATGTTCTCACATGGGTCCTTGCCTTTCTTGTCAATGACGGGAATGTCCAGTAATATGCATCCTCGCAGAGGATCTCGTTTCACTGTTAGAGCTGATGCC GATTACTATTCGGTACTCGGAGTTTCGAAAAACGCAACCAAATCTGAGATCAAAAGTG CTTACCGGAAGCTGGCTAGGAACTACCATCCAGATGTGAACAA GGATCCTGGCGCAGAAGAGAAATTCAAAGAGATAAGTAATGCATATGAG GTTTTATCAGATGATGAAAAGAAATCTCTTTACGATAGGTATGGTGAGGCCGGAGTTAAAGGTCCTGGTGGGATGGGAGGCATGGGG GATTTCAGTAATCCGTTCGATCTATTCGAGTCACTATTCGAAGGCTTCGGTgggggaggaggaggtggaATGGGTAGAGGTTCAAGAAGCAGAGCCGTGGATGGTCAAGATGAGTATTACTCGCTAATCTTGAACTTCAAAGAAGCGGTTTTTGGgatggagaaagagatagagatatCTCGGCTCGAGAGCTGTGGGACTTGCGATGGTTCAGGTGCAAAACCGGGAACCACACCGACCAAATGCACCACGTGTGGCGGACAAGGTCAAGTGGTTTCATCGGCAAGAACTCCTCTCGGCGTGTTCCAACAAGTCATGACTTGTTCTTCCTGTAACGGTACTGGAGAGATCTCAACACCGTGTGGTACTTGCTCTGGAGATGGACGCGTGAGGAAGACGAAACGGATAAGTCTCAAAGTACCAGCCGGGGTCGATTCAGGTAGCCGGTTAAGAGTGAGAGGAGAAGGCAATGCCGGGAAGAGAGGCGGGTCACCGGGAGATCTGTTTGTTGTTATAGAAGTTATACCAGACCCGGTTTTGAAACGAGACGATACAAATATTCTCTACACTTGCAAGATATCGTATATTGATGCGATTTTAGGGACAACACTGAAAGTACCAACAGTGGATGGGACAGTAGATTTGAAAGTACCAGCAGGGACACAACCTAGCACGACGCTTGTGATGGCGAAAAAGGGAGTTCCAGTATTGAACAAGAGTAATATGAGAGGGGATCAGTTGGTGAGGGTGCAAGTGGAGATACCTAAGAGATTGAGcaaagaggagaagaaactTATTGAAGAGCTTGCTGATGTGAGCAAGAACAAGACTGCTAATAGCACCAGTAGATGA